A region of Desulforhopalus sp. DNA encodes the following proteins:
- a CDS encoding NTP transferase domain-containing protein → MPKSQQTLERDRIQLMTSSPLSIVILAAGKGTRMKSNKAKVLHELFFAPMVEHVVQAVLPLKPIQTVVVVGHQGQDVEKAIQHLGCEFVVQKQQLGTGHAVLASEKAIKEESCTVMILCGDTPLIRPETLAKMYSEHVNRKATLTLMTTILEDPTNYGRIIAGVDGRLLGIVEQKDASPDQLQLREINAGIYCVDKAFLFSALRKVDMNNSQKEVYLTDIVKQAVDKGLSVEKFIAPSPTEVLGVNSRVELADAQRELQLRRNRDLMMQGVTIFNPETVSVSPDTCIGNDTVLEAGVRISGGSKIGNSVTIGQGAILQSCQVEDHAVIGPYVCLSGIPVPADMVIPPFSTAC, encoded by the coding sequence TTGCCTAAATCTCAACAAACTCTAGAAAGAGACAGAATTCAATTAATGACATCCTCACCCCTTTCAATTGTCATTCTTGCCGCCGGCAAAGGCACTCGAATGAAATCGAATAAAGCGAAAGTCTTGCATGAACTCTTCTTCGCTCCCATGGTGGAGCATGTTGTTCAGGCTGTGCTCCCACTCAAACCCATCCAAACCGTTGTCGTAGTGGGCCATCAAGGACAAGATGTTGAAAAGGCGATACAGCACCTAGGCTGTGAATTTGTCGTCCAAAAACAACAGCTCGGAACCGGCCATGCGGTGCTGGCCTCCGAGAAGGCAATTAAAGAAGAAAGCTGCACGGTGATGATTCTCTGCGGAGACACTCCCCTCATCCGACCGGAAACGCTTGCCAAGATGTACTCCGAGCATGTGAACCGCAAGGCAACTCTTACTCTGATGACCACAATTCTTGAAGACCCTACCAACTACGGACGGATTATTGCTGGCGTCGATGGGCGGCTTCTTGGTATCGTCGAGCAGAAGGATGCTTCTCCTGATCAGTTGCAGCTTCGGGAGATTAATGCCGGTATTTATTGTGTCGATAAAGCCTTTCTATTCTCCGCCTTGCGGAAAGTCGACATGAACAACAGTCAAAAAGAGGTTTACCTGACAGACATCGTCAAACAGGCTGTTGACAAAGGTCTTAGCGTAGAGAAATTTATCGCCCCTTCGCCAACCGAGGTACTTGGTGTTAATTCCCGTGTTGAACTAGCAGACGCCCAACGTGAACTGCAGTTGCGCCGCAACCGAGACCTGATGATGCAAGGGGTGACGATCTTTAATCCCGAAACGGTTTCCGTCTCCCCAGATACATGCATCGGTAATGATACCGTGCTTGAAGCTGGAGTCCGGATTTCCGGAGGGAGTAAAATCGGCAACTCGGTCACCATCGGTCAGGGAGCTATTTTACAGAGTTGCCAGGTAGAAGACCACGCGGTTATCGGTCCATACGTCTGCCTTTCCGGTATCCCTGTTCCTGCAGATATGGTGATTCCA